The following are encoded in a window of Gemmatimonadota bacterium genomic DNA:
- a CDS encoding HAD-IB family phosphatase: MANSDRPLKKGPPFDVIVFDCDSTLSAIEGIDQLARRAGLSNELAQLTTQAMEGKIKLQEIYGLRLERIRPSRTALRLLGDLYRRRLVPGAASAINTLRGLGKRVCVVSGGIRQSVVGFATQLGVPEEDVYAVELHHDEHGQYTGFDVDSPLTRNGGKAEVCAEIARAHGSVVVVGDGVTDLEVKKAGFDFIGFGGVVERSAVRQGATFWLPGPSLIGVLKVVLTPEEQERAATLQST; this comes from the coding sequence ATGGCAAACTCCGATCGGCCCCTGAAGAAGGGACCGCCCTTCGATGTCATCGTCTTCGACTGCGACAGCACGCTGTCCGCGATCGAGGGGATCGACCAGCTCGCCCGCCGGGCCGGCCTGAGCAACGAGCTGGCGCAGCTGACGACCCAGGCCATGGAGGGAAAGATCAAGCTGCAGGAGATCTACGGCCTGCGGCTGGAGCGCATCCGTCCCAGTCGTACCGCGCTGCGCCTGCTGGGGGACCTGTACCGCCGTCGGCTGGTGCCCGGCGCCGCTTCGGCGATCAATACGCTGCGCGGGCTGGGCAAGCGGGTGTGCGTGGTCAGCGGCGGCATCCGTCAGTCGGTCGTGGGCTTCGCCACCCAGCTGGGTGTGCCGGAGGAGGACGTCTATGCCGTGGAGCTGCACCACGACGAGCACGGGCAGTACACCGGCTTCGACGTGGACTCGCCGCTCACGCGCAACGGCGGCAAGGCGGAGGTCTGTGCGGAGATCGCGCGCGCGCACGGCTCGGTCGTCGTCGTGGGGGACGGCGTGACCGACCTCGAGGTCAAGAAGGCGGGGTTCGACTTCATCGGCTTCGGCGGCGTGGTGGAGCGCTCCGCCGTGCGGCAGGGCGCGACCTTCTGGTTGCCGGGGCCCTCGCTGATCGGCGTGCTGAAGGTCGTGCTCACGCCGGAGGAGCAGGAGCGCGCGGCCACGCTGCAGAGCACCTGA
- a CDS encoding PQQ-dependent sugar dehydrogenase: MVRIPATMLAAGLLLSAAPLAAQDVVRSSLHDYRVVTVADGLVIPWSMAFLPGGDLLVTERPGRLRIIRDGRLLPDPVPGVPEVVAQGQGGLLDVMPHPDFASNRLLYLSYSKPKADRERGTTAVLRGRFENDRLSDVEEIFEAESRGNGHYGSRLAFDGNGHLFITVGDRQAPPSGDLEGHPAQDVTNHHGTVNRIHDDGRVPQDNPLVNRTGAQPTIWSWGHRNPQALVYDPTTGNLWATEHGPQGGDELNLIRRGSNYGWPVVGYGVNYRSGSAIHEGTMREGMENPAHVWVPSIGTSGMMLYTGDAFPEWRGDLFAGGLSGQKIVRLELDGTTVRDAETLLLGRGRVRDVRQGPDGFIYVAIEDEDDNPSPILRLEPVARR, from the coding sequence ATGGTTCGGATCCCCGCCACGATGCTCGCCGCGGGCCTCCTGCTGTCCGCGGCTCCGCTCGCCGCCCAGGACGTCGTCCGGTCTTCCCTCCACGACTACCGCGTCGTGACCGTCGCCGACGGCCTGGTCATCCCCTGGTCGATGGCCTTCCTGCCCGGAGGCGACCTCCTGGTGACGGAGCGGCCCGGACGGCTGCGCATCATCCGCGACGGCCGCCTGCTGCCCGATCCGGTGCCCGGGGTGCCGGAGGTCGTGGCGCAGGGCCAGGGCGGGTTGCTGGACGTGATGCCGCATCCCGACTTCGCGTCCAACCGGCTGCTCTACCTGAGCTACTCCAAGCCCAAGGCCGACCGGGAGCGGGGCACCACGGCCGTCCTGCGCGGACGGTTCGAGAACGATCGCCTGTCGGACGTGGAGGAGATCTTCGAGGCCGAGTCGCGTGGCAACGGCCACTACGGCTCGCGGCTCGCCTTCGACGGCAACGGCCATCTGTTCATCACCGTGGGCGACCGTCAGGCACCGCCGTCCGGGGACCTGGAAGGGCATCCGGCGCAGGATGTGACCAACCACCACGGCACCGTCAACCGCATCCATGACGACGGCCGCGTGCCGCAGGACAACCCCCTCGTCAACCGGACCGGCGCGCAGCCCACGATCTGGAGCTGGGGGCACCGCAATCCGCAGGCCCTGGTCTACGACCCGACCACCGGGAACCTGTGGGCCACGGAGCACGGCCCCCAGGGCGGCGACGAGCTGAACCTGATCCGCCGCGGGAGCAACTACGGCTGGCCCGTCGTGGGCTACGGCGTGAACTATCGCTCGGGATCCGCGATCCACGAGGGGACCATGCGCGAAGGCATGGAGAACCCGGCGCACGTGTGGGTGCCCTCGATCGGCACGTCCGGCATGATGCTGTACACGGGAGACGCGTTCCCGGAGTGGCGCGGAGACCTCTTCGCGGGTGGGCTGTCGGGGCAGAAGATCGTCCGGCTCGAGCTGGACGGCACCACCGTGCGCGATGCGGAGACGCTGCTGCTCGGACGCGGGCGCGTGCGCGATGTCCGCCAGGGGCCCGACGGCTTCATCTACGTGGCCATCGAGGACGAGGACGACAACCCGTCCCCGATCCTGCGACTGGAGCCGGTCGCCCGTCGCTGA
- a CDS encoding SDR family NAD(P)-dependent oxidoreductase, whose product MIPTALVTGGNRGIGVEICRQLLERGHRVVLTARDPAAAERAAGHLEAHGPLLTQVLDVTDPASVTASRERLRSEGVDVDVLVNNAAIYPRDALLEQPLDAWERTLRTNVTGPLLLCQAFLPAMLERDHGRIVNVSSGSGSFGEGLYGPAAYCVSKAALNALTVKLAEQIGEGTDVLVNAVCPGWVATDMGGAEAPRTPAEGARGIVRLATLPRGGPTGRFFRDEHEIPW is encoded by the coding sequence GTGATCCCCACTGCACTCGTCACCGGCGGCAATCGCGGCATCGGTGTGGAGATCTGTCGTCAGCTGCTGGAGCGCGGACATCGGGTGGTGCTGACCGCGCGCGACCCCGCAGCGGCCGAACGAGCCGCCGGTCACCTCGAGGCCCACGGACCGCTTCTCACGCAGGTTCTCGACGTCACCGATCCGGCGTCCGTCACGGCGTCCCGGGAGCGTCTGCGCTCGGAGGGCGTCGACGTGGACGTGTTGGTGAACAACGCGGCGATCTATCCGCGCGACGCCTTGCTCGAGCAACCGCTCGACGCCTGGGAGCGCACGCTCCGGACGAACGTCACCGGTCCGCTTCTGCTCTGCCAGGCGTTCCTGCCGGCGATGCTGGAGCGGGATCACGGCCGCATCGTCAACGTCTCGTCGGGCTCGGGCTCCTTCGGCGAGGGGCTGTACGGGCCGGCGGCCTACTGTGTATCCAAGGCCGCGCTCAACGCGCTGACGGTGAAGCTCGCGGAACAGATCGGCGAGGGGACCGACGTGCTGGTCAACGCCGTCTGTCCGGGATGGGTCGCCACGGACATGGGCGGCGCGGAGGCGCCGCGCACGCCCGCGGAAGGGGCCCGAGGGATCGTCCGCCTGGCGACGCTCCCCCGCGGCGGTCCCACGGGGCGGTTCTTCCGGGATGAGCACGAGATCCCCTGGTAG
- a CDS encoding filamin/ABP280 repeat domain-containing protein translates to MRHPRRIAVAAVLLLVGCEPQAFPSAPESATDRADDFVVGIQAAPGAFSFAPPLAPLVVNGPFDAGLAPRIEICSDMSSPCNSVFASFTTQTSPAVQLFPNEQLYGVRWNTAALAPTPGVIYRIRALVGPLELGAVDVAFQTTGNGSGGGIVPNVTTLPAGGVVPLLFRVEDGALPAAQGCLIDPSVLDCDVIQVPVGQGGVVQVGNPTTQEFAGEVAIAANDAVVPNGDPHFVLSLEHIAPPPGLQLSTPWVPFFVRATARDADGNAVTFLSGADMVLCQPETLEDPQSPIFLPHALHQYLQIVRVSGGQAFPLVTTPGAPQCAGPGSAPSTRSGPLSVAARVSRGVARLAGLFRPEPLRALHGGLNTRGIGGFSDFGSTLPVDAAASSATVPAGTSGQTTVIHLQTAVAPGVAHPTGGGVVAGSVTGTNAGAPVTVVDHQDGTYTLSYTPALPGADAVAITIDGVPIGGSPYSSGVSPSGWGSPVIDGVRAAGEWDQAQQLPIFAGPWAGSTLWMLNDAGTLYLGVEVVDGSPSDFDVVRVRFDNDGNGVTDLGDDDLRLDPRRFRDGHFERFWGRIDGQQDGTGAVGSAGGRTFYEMAHPLASGDAEDAAWSAGSMVPLCVLFLEFEQTSAERQFPAGCAADPLDQSGFVRLGVAAPPA, encoded by the coding sequence ATGAGGCACCCCCGTCGCATCGCCGTGGCCGCCGTGTTGTTGCTGGTCGGCTGCGAACCCCAGGCATTTCCATCCGCGCCCGAGTCCGCGACCGACCGCGCCGATGATTTCGTCGTCGGCATCCAGGCCGCACCCGGCGCGTTCAGCTTCGCGCCGCCCCTGGCGCCCTTGGTGGTCAACGGACCGTTCGACGCGGGCCTGGCTCCACGGATCGAGATCTGTTCGGACATGTCGTCGCCGTGCAACTCGGTGTTCGCGTCGTTCACGACGCAGACCTCCCCTGCCGTACAGCTCTTCCCGAACGAGCAGCTGTACGGGGTGCGGTGGAACACGGCCGCCCTCGCCCCCACACCGGGAGTGATCTACCGCATCCGCGCGCTGGTCGGCCCGCTGGAGCTCGGCGCCGTGGACGTCGCGTTCCAGACCACCGGCAACGGCTCGGGCGGTGGGATCGTGCCCAACGTGACCACCCTGCCGGCCGGCGGGGTCGTCCCCCTGCTCTTCCGCGTCGAGGACGGCGCGCTCCCGGCGGCCCAGGGCTGCCTGATCGATCCGTCCGTGCTCGACTGCGACGTCATCCAGGTGCCGGTCGGCCAGGGCGGCGTGGTGCAGGTGGGCAATCCCACCACCCAGGAGTTCGCAGGCGAGGTCGCAATCGCGGCCAACGACGCGGTCGTCCCGAACGGCGATCCCCACTTCGTGCTGAGCCTCGAGCACATCGCGCCGCCCCCGGGCCTGCAGCTGTCCACGCCCTGGGTGCCCTTCTTCGTGCGCGCCACCGCGCGCGACGCCGACGGGAACGCCGTCACGTTCCTGTCCGGCGCGGATATGGTGCTCTGCCAGCCGGAGACGCTGGAAGACCCGCAAAGCCCGATCTTCCTGCCGCACGCGCTACATCAGTACCTGCAGATCGTACGGGTGAGCGGCGGCCAGGCGTTCCCCCTCGTGACCACACCGGGCGCGCCGCAGTGCGCGGGCCCCGGCTCGGCCCCGTCCACGCGCAGCGGACCGCTTTCGGTGGCGGCGCGCGTGTCGCGCGGCGTGGCTCGGCTGGCGGGCCTGTTCCGTCCGGAGCCGCTGCGCGCGCTGCACGGGGGCCTCAACACGCGCGGGATCGGCGGCTTCAGCGACTTCGGCTCCACGCTGCCGGTCGACGCGGCGGCCAGCTCCGCCACCGTGCCCGCGGGCACGTCCGGGCAGACGACGGTGATCCACCTGCAGACGGCGGTGGCGCCCGGCGTGGCCCATCCGACCGGGGGCGGCGTCGTGGCCGGCAGCGTGACGGGGACGAACGCCGGAGCCCCCGTGACGGTCGTGGACCATCAGGACGGCACCTATACGCTGAGCTACACACCGGCCCTCCCCGGTGCGGATGCGGTCGCGATCACGATCGACGGGGTGCCGATCGGCGGGAGCCCGTACAGCAGCGGTGTGTCCCCGAGCGGCTGGGGCTCGCCCGTGATCGACGGCGTGCGCGCCGCCGGGGAGTGGGATCAGGCGCAACAGCTCCCGATCTTCGCTGGCCCGTGGGCCGGCAGCACGCTGTGGATGTTGAACGATGCCGGCACGCTCTACCTCGGTGTCGAGGTCGTCGACGGCTCCCCGTCGGACTTCGACGTGGTGCGCGTCCGCTTCGACAACGACGGCAACGGCGTCACCGACCTCGGGGACGACGACCTGCGCCTGGATCCGCGCCGCTTCCGCGACGGCCACTTCGAGCGGTTCTGGGGTCGCATCGACGGACAGCAGGACGGCACCGGCGCCGTGGGCTCGGCCGGCGGGCGGACGTTCTACGAGATGGCCCATCCCCTCGCCAGCGGTGACGCCGAGGACGCGGCCTGGTCGGCGGGCTCCATGGTCCCGCTGTGCGTGCTCTTCCTCGAGTTCGAGCAGACCTCCGCGGAGCGTCAGTTCCCGGCGGGGTGCGCAGCGGATCCGCTCGATCAGAGCGGGTTCGTCCGGCTCGGGGTGGCCGCGCCACCGGCCTGA
- a CDS encoding VOC family protein → MDLDYKPEGYTSVAPYLIVRDARRTLDFLRTVFDARELRAYPTPEGTLMHAEVRIDDTVVMLADAAPSWPMVPAHVHVYVDDVDDVYRRAVAAGAEAVQEPVQKGDEDRRGGVKDAGGTTWWIATRVG, encoded by the coding sequence ATGGATCTCGACTACAAGCCCGAAGGCTACACCAGCGTCGCCCCCTATCTGATCGTGCGGGACGCGCGCCGCACGCTCGACTTCCTGCGCACGGTCTTCGACGCGCGCGAGCTCCGGGCCTATCCCACGCCGGAAGGGACGCTGATGCACGCGGAGGTCCGCATCGACGACACCGTCGTGATGCTGGCGGACGCGGCCCCGAGCTGGCCCATGGTGCCCGCGCACGTGCACGTCTACGTGGACGACGTGGACGACGTGTACCGCCGCGCCGTCGCGGCGGGAGCGGAAGCCGTGCAGGAGCCCGTGCAGAAGGGGGACGAGGATCGCCGCGGCGGCGTCAAGGACGCCGGCGGCACCACGTGGTGGATCGCCACCCGGGTCGGATAG
- a CDS encoding PQQ-dependent sugar dehydrogenase — protein MKGSRLSRWLLWQMLGLAVVLLAPLRWWLSTTPWSAPADPAHQVWLQVGAYGIAVVVIALISLRGGTVRALPAVAVLGVALSGAFLLLLLERREFFRTILVASAALTAFFVLFPVLVGALRSRWATAVSGVALAGVVVGLGAVSLKDPDPPRPRPLFTNEYVLDALFHEGVTQHSIMGGGGLAAVEGGFLISNGYGQLYRAGLGPDGGLTTVALEAPPIDFGEFIPETEPEVAPRRMRVNDIDVVPTAQGTVLLMSHFWWNLQERCRTVRLSALDVRGLADPTPLPGARWRVLHEARPCSRFGENGDPWNFLMTGGRILPLGEGRILFTVGNPSHPMLSQEPGSDLGRTLRIDLQTGDIEVYSTGHRNAQGLARDAQGRIWSTEHGPKGGDELNLLVEGGNFGWPVRTHGVEYVTSFYPDYSDVDVGSPPIEPAHAWVPSIGISNLIVLDSEGLPEWKGDLLVASLRARSLYRVRVRGERVAFYEPISIGLRVRDLLQTPDGRIVLWTDEESLVVITPRRMDASRELLTDCFSCHTWTGEEVGTAPPLQDVYGRDVASVPGYVYSDALSVQRGEWTAERLSQFLKDPAAMVPGTTMQFTGIADEATRASIIRYLQQSR, from the coding sequence ATGAAGGGATCCAGGCTTTCGCGTTGGCTGTTGTGGCAGATGCTCGGCCTGGCCGTGGTCCTCCTGGCCCCGCTGCGCTGGTGGTTGTCGACGACGCCCTGGTCGGCACCTGCGGATCCGGCGCATCAGGTGTGGCTGCAGGTCGGCGCCTACGGCATCGCGGTCGTGGTCATCGCCCTGATCTCGCTTCGCGGCGGGACCGTCCGGGCCCTGCCCGCCGTCGCGGTCCTCGGGGTCGCCCTGTCCGGGGCCTTCCTCCTGCTCCTGCTGGAGCGTCGCGAGTTCTTCCGCACGATCCTGGTGGCCTCGGCGGCGCTGACGGCGTTCTTCGTCCTCTTCCCCGTGCTGGTGGGTGCCCTGCGCAGTCGCTGGGCCACCGCCGTGTCCGGTGTCGCGCTGGCGGGGGTGGTGGTCGGGCTGGGTGCGGTCTCGCTCAAGGACCCGGATCCGCCCCGGCCGCGTCCGCTCTTCACCAACGAGTACGTCCTGGACGCCCTGTTCCACGAAGGGGTGACGCAGCACTCCATCATGGGTGGGGGTGGCCTCGCGGCCGTGGAGGGAGGCTTCCTCATCAGCAACGGGTACGGCCAGCTCTACCGGGCCGGGCTCGGTCCCGACGGTGGCCTGACCACGGTGGCGCTCGAGGCGCCGCCGATCGACTTCGGCGAGTTCATTCCGGAGACGGAACCGGAGGTGGCGCCGCGCCGCATGCGCGTCAACGACATCGACGTGGTGCCCACGGCGCAGGGAACGGTTCTCCTCATGTCCCACTTCTGGTGGAACCTCCAGGAGCGGTGTCGCACCGTCCGCCTGTCGGCGCTCGACGTCCGCGGCCTGGCCGACCCGACGCCGCTGCCCGGGGCCCGCTGGCGGGTGCTGCACGAGGCGCGGCCCTGCTCGCGCTTCGGCGAAAACGGCGATCCGTGGAACTTCCTCATGACCGGTGGCCGCATCCTGCCGCTCGGCGAGGGGCGCATCCTGTTCACGGTGGGGAATCCGTCGCACCCGATGCTGTCGCAGGAGCCGGGCTCGGACCTGGGCCGCACGCTGCGCATCGATCTGCAGACCGGCGACATCGAGGTGTATTCCACGGGACATCGCAACGCGCAGGGTCTGGCGCGCGATGCGCAGGGTCGGATCTGGTCGACCGAGCACGGCCCGAAGGGGGGGGACGAGCTCAACCTGCTGGTGGAAGGAGGCAACTTCGGCTGGCCCGTGCGCACGCACGGCGTCGAGTACGTGACGTCCTTCTATCCGGACTACTCGGACGTGGACGTGGGCTCGCCGCCCATCGAGCCGGCGCACGCCTGGGTTCCCTCGATCGGCATCTCCAACCTGATCGTGCTGGACAGCGAGGGACTGCCCGAATGGAAGGGCGACCTCCTGGTGGCATCGCTGCGCGCCCGCTCGCTCTACCGGGTGCGCGTGCGCGGCGAGCGCGTGGCGTTCTACGAGCCCATCTCCATCGGTCTGCGGGTGCGCGATCTCCTGCAGACGCCCGACGGCCGCATCGTGCTGTGGACGGACGAGGAAAGCCTGGTGGTGATCACCCCGCGCCGGATGGACGCGTCGCGTGAGCTGCTGACGGACTGCTTCTCCTGCCACACCTGGACCGGCGAGGAGGTCGGTACGGCGCCTCCGCTGCAGGACGTGTACGGCCGGGACGTGGCGTCGGTGCCGGGCTATGTCTACTCGGACGCCCTCAGCGTCCAGCGCGGGGAATGGACGGCAGAGCGGCTGAGCCAGTTCCTGAAGGACCCGGCCGCGATGGTGCCTGGAACCACCATGCAGTTCACGGGGATCGCCGACGAGGCCACCCGCGCATCCATCATCCGTTACCTTCAACAGAGCCGCTGA
- a CDS encoding arginine deiminase family protein, giving the protein MPQLPCHVFDAALVREPAASCVRGLRAVDRGPPDLARFRAQHAAYVDALRRAGVHVTVLPPDEAWPDSVFVEDPALCLPEGAILLRPGAEARAGEPATLDPALRARFERFVRLEVGSVEGGDVLVTDREVLVGLSNRTSRAGAEALASVLTAWGRVVRVVETPAGVLHFKSDCAALGGDRILATAALTATGVFEGYDVQVAPDDEPGAANCIRVNETLLVPAGRPRTAEHLARAGHRIEILDIGEAEKLDAGLSCMSLRFRGSRTGGQRPHAPLP; this is encoded by the coding sequence TTGCCTCAGTTGCCGTGCCACGTCTTCGACGCGGCGCTCGTGCGTGAACCGGCGGCGAGCTGCGTGCGCGGGCTCCGCGCCGTGGACCGCGGCCCGCCCGACCTGGCGCGGTTTCGCGCCCAGCACGCCGCCTACGTGGACGCGCTGCGTCGCGCCGGTGTGCACGTCACGGTGCTGCCTCCCGACGAGGCCTGGCCGGACAGCGTGTTCGTGGAAGACCCTGCGCTGTGCCTCCCGGAGGGGGCCATCCTGCTCCGCCCGGGCGCGGAGGCGCGGGCGGGGGAGCCCGCTACGCTCGATCCGGCGCTCCGCGCGCGCTTCGAGCGCTTCGTCCGCCTCGAGGTAGGCAGCGTCGAGGGGGGCGACGTGCTCGTCACCGACCGCGAGGTGCTGGTCGGGCTGTCCAATCGCACCAGCCGCGCGGGCGCCGAGGCGCTGGCCTCCGTCCTGACGGCGTGGGGCCGGGTCGTGCGCGTGGTGGAGACCCCCGCCGGCGTGCTGCACTTCAAGTCGGACTGCGCCGCCCTCGGCGGCGACCGCATCCTGGCCACAGCCGCGCTGACGGCGACCGGCGTGTTCGAAGGCTACGACGTCCAGGTGGCGCCCGACGACGAGCCGGGCGCAGCGAACTGCATCCGCGTCAACGAGACCCTGCTCGTGCCCGCCGGGCGGCCGCGCACCGCCGAGCACCTGGCCCGCGCGGGACATCGCATCGAGATCCTGGACATCGGAGAGGCGGAGAAGCTGGACGCCGGCCTCAGCTGCATGTCCCTTCGCTTCCGTGGGTCCCGGACAGGGGGCCAGCGCCCCCACGCCCCTCTCCCGTGA
- a CDS encoding amidohydrolase family protein, translated as MRPTRLATVLVGVAALTACAEAPPSEASYDLVIRGGTVLDGSGLPRFSADVGIVGDRIVALGALSGARGVEEIDATGRFVAPGFINLHSHAEREALPTAVNMLTQGVTMEVLNPDGGGPTEVAAQLDSLERAGLAVHVGAEVPFNSIWARVVGTEDRRPTPTDVEAMRAAVLRGLEEGAWGVSAGLDYKPAYFARTEEVVRILEPAGPARVHFTNHDRLTPESNFSSRVGIGETLTIGERTGLNPVVTHMKVQGLEQGGAGEILHAMTRTTADGTYAAADAYPYLAGQTSLAALIIPGWAQAGGVEAMLARFADPAQRARIVREADEAMAARFGGPAGVYLPASNQELVDIMRDLGVESGGEAVVRVLERETRVGAILRFGLESDLVEILRHPTTAVACDCGAATGRVGHPRYWGSFPRVLGHYVRETGALTWEDAVRKMTGLPATLLGAVDRGFLAEGMAADVVVFDSAAVIDRATWTDPALRSEGIVHVVVGGAVALRDGDPTGARGGRALRRGPGMPSRPMSSDRDRAVRATGAGPLEAAVDVRQGSTERQAEGTFRLAHPTDGVAVVAQRLGRLQTAPGWASFTGVATVGDDPRPHAFVAVVQAADGEQPPLLRVHVEGLPAVEGALDPAPVIEGTGR; from the coding sequence ATGCGCCCGACCCGTCTCGCGACCGTCCTCGTGGGAGTGGCCGCCCTGACCGCGTGCGCCGAGGCCCCGCCCAGCGAGGCGTCGTACGATCTCGTGATCCGCGGCGGCACCGTGCTGGACGGGAGTGGTCTGCCGCGCTTCTCCGCGGACGTCGGCATCGTGGGCGATCGCATCGTGGCGCTCGGTGCGCTCTCCGGGGCCCGCGGCGTGGAGGAGATCGATGCCACCGGTCGTTTCGTGGCGCCCGGCTTCATCAACCTGCACAGTCACGCCGAGCGCGAGGCGCTGCCCACCGCGGTGAACATGCTCACGCAGGGCGTGACCATGGAGGTGCTGAACCCGGACGGAGGTGGGCCGACGGAGGTGGCCGCCCAGCTCGACTCCCTGGAGCGCGCCGGACTGGCCGTGCATGTCGGAGCCGAGGTGCCGTTCAACAGCATCTGGGCGCGCGTGGTCGGCACGGAGGACCGGCGTCCCACCCCGACGGACGTCGAGGCGATGCGCGCGGCGGTCCTGCGCGGCCTGGAGGAAGGCGCCTGGGGCGTGTCGGCCGGGCTGGACTACAAGCCGGCCTACTTCGCGCGCACCGAGGAGGTGGTGCGGATCCTGGAGCCGGCGGGTCCGGCGCGCGTCCACTTCACGAACCACGATCGCCTGACGCCCGAGTCCAACTTCAGCTCACGTGTAGGCATCGGCGAGACGCTCACGATCGGGGAGCGGACAGGGCTGAACCCGGTCGTCACGCACATGAAGGTGCAGGGACTCGAGCAGGGCGGTGCCGGTGAGATCCTGCACGCCATGACACGTACCACCGCGGACGGCACCTATGCCGCGGCGGACGCCTACCCCTACCTGGCGGGTCAGACCTCGCTGGCCGCGCTCATCATCCCGGGATGGGCCCAGGCCGGAGGCGTGGAGGCCATGCTGGCGCGCTTCGCGGATCCCGCCCAGCGGGCCCGCATCGTGCGCGAGGCCGACGAGGCCATGGCCGCCCGCTTCGGCGGTCCGGCCGGCGTATATCTGCCGGCGAGCAACCAGGAGCTCGTCGACATCATGCGCGATCTGGGGGTGGAGTCCGGTGGTGAGGCCGTCGTGCGGGTGCTCGAACGCGAGACCCGGGTCGGTGCCATCCTGCGCTTCGGGCTGGAGAGCGACCTGGTGGAGATCCTGCGCCATCCCACCACCGCCGTGGCCTGCGACTGTGGCGCCGCGACCGGGCGGGTGGGCCACCCGCGCTACTGGGGCAGCTTCCCGCGCGTGCTCGGTCACTACGTGCGCGAGACCGGCGCGCTGACGTGGGAGGACGCCGTGCGCAAGATGACCGGCCTGCCGGCCACCCTCCTGGGTGCGGTGGACCGCGGCTTCCTGGCCGAGGGCATGGCGGCCGACGTCGTCGTCTTCGACAGCGCCGCGGTGATCGACCGGGCCACGTGGACCGACCCCGCGCTGCGCTCGGAGGGCATCGTGCACGTGGTGGTGGGGGGAGCGGTCGCGCTGCGCGACGGCGACCCCACCGGCGCCCGCGGAGGTCGCGCGCTCCGTCGCGGACCGGGCATGCCCAGCCGGCCCATGAGCAGCGACCGCGACCGCGCGGTCCGCGCCACCGGAGCGGGTCCGCTGGAGGCGGCGGTGGACGTGCGCCAGGGCTCCACGGAGCGGCAGGCGGAGGGGACCTTCCGTCTCGCGCACCCGACGGACGGTGTCGCGGTCGTGGCCCAGCGCCTCGGCCGACTGCAGACGGCTCCGGGCTGGGCGTCCTTCACCGGCGTGGCGACGGTCGGCGACGATCCCCGACCGCACGCGTTCGTGGCCGTGGTCCAGGCGGCCGACGGCGAGCAGCCGCCGCTCCTGCGCGTGCACGTGGAGGGGCTGCCGGCGGTCGAGGGTGCGCTCGATCCCGCTCCGGTGATCGAAGGCACGGGTCGCTGA
- a CDS encoding DUF5924 family protein, producing the protein MSDAMTGPAPERPPPSSAAPPPGATAPAAPRPPAAPRTFRERSGAFWQRHRTLFWALHSVWALATGIAVVLLARERYAFVPWVVVFLGVTWASTLFFGRQAGERAEELQPYTPGLKQELTSYLTRTLYQETLFFLLPFYAYSTVLRSPNVLFLVLLGGLALFSCLDLVFDRWLRTRVVFGMLFFASVSFAALNLLLPFFFSLPPRLGTPLSAVLAVGSAVPLALQAGVRSRGTGLRIALSAAAILGIAVGLPSVVPPVPLRMESVTFASDIDPETLQLADTLASAASTAEIGERLVVLVHVFAPAVVPSRVSLDWTRDGQALKSSRTVDILAHEGSFRVWDGYRAPSGRVEPGRYEVVLHTQNGRVFGRASLSVR; encoded by the coding sequence ATGAGCGACGCCATGACCGGGCCGGCCCCGGAACGTCCGCCGCCGTCGTCGGCCGCGCCGCCCCCCGGAGCCACCGCGCCCGCGGCGCCACGTCCGCCGGCCGCGCCCCGTACGTTCCGCGAGCGCTCCGGCGCCTTCTGGCAGCGGCATCGCACCCTCTTCTGGGCGCTTCATTCCGTGTGGGCCCTGGCCACGGGCATCGCGGTCGTGCTGCTGGCGCGCGAGCGCTACGCGTTCGTGCCCTGGGTGGTGGTGTTCCTCGGGGTCACCTGGGCATCGACGCTCTTCTTCGGCCGTCAGGCGGGCGAGCGGGCCGAGGAGCTGCAGCCCTACACGCCCGGTCTCAAGCAGGAGCTGACCTCCTACCTGACGCGCACGCTCTACCAGGAGACGCTGTTCTTCCTCCTGCCGTTCTACGCCTATTCGACCGTCCTGCGCTCGCCCAACGTGCTGTTCCTCGTGCTGCTGGGCGGTCTGGCCCTCTTCTCCTGCCTGGACCTGGTCTTCGACCGCTGGCTGCGCACGCGGGTGGTGTTCGGCATGCTGTTCTTCGCCTCCGTCTCGTTCGCGGCGCTGAATCTGCTGCTGCCCTTCTTCTTCAGCCTGCCGCCCCGGCTGGGCACCCCGCTGTCGGCCGTCCTCGCGGTCGGGAGCGCGGTGCCACTCGCGCTCCAGGCGGGTGTGCGCTCACGCGGGACGGGCCTGCGCATCGCGCTCTCGGCCGCGGCGATCCTCGGGATCGCCGTCGGCCTGCCTTCCGTGGTGCCGCCCGTCCCGCTCCGGATGGAGAGCGTCACCTTCGCGAGCGACATCGATCCGGAGACGCTCCAGCTCGCGGACACGCTCGCGTCCGCCGCTTCGACCGCCGAGATCGGAGAGCGACTGGTCGTGCTGGTGCACGTGTTCGCCCCCGCCGTCGTGCCCAGCCGGGTCTCCCTCGACTGGACACGCGACGGCCAGGCGCTCAAGAGCTCCCGCACGGTGGACATCCTGGCGCACGAGGGCAGCTTCCGGGTCTGGGACGGGTACCGGGCCCCGTCCGGCCGGGTCGAGCCCGGTCGCTACGAGGTGGTGCTGCACACCCAGAACGGGCGCGTCTTCGGCCGGGCCTCCCTGTCCGTCCGGTAG